GTGGCTGTTGTGAAGGTTAAAGGCTGCGTGGAGCGGGGCATAAAGGTGGGGCtgactgctgcagagtggccgaaaggaggagagggtgaagtGGAGCCTGGGGAGGCTCCGTTCACAGGCTCATTGATGGGCATGAAGACCTGTGCATCAGGGTTGAAACTGTTCTTGATCTCCTTGTCAAGATCAAGTCCCCCACTACTAGCTCCACTTTCATTGCTGTCATCGACATACAATACTTTGACGGGCCCCTTCTCCCCAATCTGATAGGACACCTCAAATGGGTCAATCCACACGCTGAGGTCCTGGGGCAGGTTGTTGCGGACATCCTCAATGTCCAGCCCACTCTCTTTGGCTGCCTTCTCCACCACAGGGTCCACCTTCTCCCCCACGTGGATACATCTGAATCCTGAGCCCTTGTATGGCTTGTCTGGGTACCAGTGTCCCTCATATTTCTGCTTCAGCTGCCTCTCCAGCTCCTCGCCAAAAATGTTGACCCGCCGCCTTGGCAGCTTGTTATACAGGTACGAGATGATGAAGTTGAGAGCTACTTGGATTTCAAGCTGCATAGCTAACTGCTGAAGTTTACCAGGTGCGTGAAGATTAGGTGTGTCTGACCTTGAAAGTGTCCACTGGGTCTGCTTTGTTTATCCGTGGTTGGCAACACAGATGCTCTCCAGGCAGGATGGCGAAAGCAACCAGAACTTGGACAAAACAGGTTCTAAAGCAAAAGTGCTGGTTTTGTAGAAGCGGTGTCCTTCCACAGGGTGTGATAATGTTTTTCCTGCAACaattgaaaagagaaaaatacatcTTGATTCATTCCGAAATgttaaataacataaaaaactATCATGATATAAATTCAGAATAGACAGATCTGTTTAGCTCATTTGACCTTTTCGACTACACAAGAGTTCATACTGCAGATTTTTTACAACGAGCTCGCAAGTAAGTGTCCTTTAATTATTAATAGTCTGAAGTATGAGCGCATGTTGCTGTTTTGACTGCTGTGAGCTCATAACTTGAATGTCACACAGCCAAAGCAGAATTTCACAGAGACAATCAGATGTGAGAAAATGCGCAGCTATCACAGAAATATTCATTCCGAGTCAACTGATCTGGGGGTCGAGCTACATTTGTTGCTCATCTGGCACTGAACTGAGCTTATATTGTTTATCTAAATGTGGGCATGGAGCACATTAACCTCGCACTAGGACTCGAGAATCCTGTTACATAATACGGTGCTGGGTAGCCTCCGTACAGCAGGAGACTGGAAACTAACGCACGGCTGTTGCATTTCATCACGGTGAACGTAACCGAGGAAAGAGCTCGTCAACGAAGCCCGGAGGATAAGTTAACGAGGAAATTATTAAGGTGGATTTCATGGCTTACAATCGTGTCACCGGTGCTGGTTTGATGCGTAAAGCCCCGATGATACGGCGGAGTGCTTCCTACATTGAAACATGTCGAAATAAGACTTAACGCACTATGGCTACACCCATGTATTTGGCAATTGTACACAGGGAAGACAGAATACATCAGAATAAAACGTTGGACGAGACGTAATCGTTGCAAACTATCATACCGAATTCAAATGAGTAGTCTGCGCTGCGATAATGCTCAACTATGAGAGGAGCTGCACGGTGAAATACGGAAGGTGAACTTGTCGAGGCTCTTTAAATACCTAAAAGTGGATGTAATGATTCATCCTACGGAGGAAAAACGGATTTAACTGCAACATTTATCGCCTCCCTCGTGAAAACAGCAGCTTGCAGGAGAGCCCTCGCAGCTGCGAAACGGCTACAGGTCTTGATTCATATTAGCAGTTTCGTAAAGTTAAAAGGAAATACTGTTGCAATTTCGCCCAATACCCAAGACTGTAGCGGTTTTAACAGCCTGCACTGACAATGAAAGGACACATTAATGGAGATTACGATACGGAAGGCTACAGTCTACATCCACGAACACATAAGGCGTACTTCCGAGGCTTAGAGGGAATATTGTTGCCATTTTCTTATTAATAAAAAGACATACTACACACTTTTATCTCACTCAGTCGaacatacacactgacaaacacaaacacacacacacccctccctaACTTCGTGGACTGACGCAGCAAATCAGCTTAGTAAGTATGAATACAGCGACAGTACGACAGCGAGCTAAATAAAGACAATACTGACAAAATGCATCAAAAGTAGGCCAAGAGAAACAAGTCAGCGGGAGATACTtacttttttgtaaaaaataaagattcTCAGTAGTTCTGAAGTACCGTTAGTTAgtgcaaatagaaaaaaagtataaatactTTCTTCACATAGAATATATTATCAACATTACAAAAAAGTATTCCAGTACATGTACATTTCGGAGGATTGGCGTTTACGGTTTGCTTCGGTTTCTCTTTTTAAGGTTATtttgcgttttttttttcctctttcagcaggCTTGCAGAGTAGCTCCCGCCGCTTCGGGAGTTTTGCAACTTCGTCCCCCTTCTGATACAGTGTTGCCTTTATTTATAGCTTTCCTCCGCCATGGGCACGAGGTAGGCGGTGATGCGGTTTCAGAGGTCAAAACAATACGAGCGGCTGCGATTGGTCCGAAGCGTAAGTCCCGCCCTCGGAGTGGTCCCTGAGTCGTGCGCTGATTGGCTGATCTGCGCCGTCAATCCGAGACATATGATTCTGTGAAACGGGAGAGACGCCTATGATGAGCGTTTGCGTCAGAGATAACCTAGGTCTGTGCTGACAGCAAAAGGCTAAAGTAATTAATTTCAAGACCGAAATGGTTTTATAGAAAGAGATATCAAGTCTGTGTCTGAGTtgtattaaaacaaatacttcaccaatttgaaaatgtcatattttagaTGATCAACAGAATAAAACCTCTCTGTAATTATCCAGGAACTATAATCCTCTCTGACCATCAGCATCAACCAAAATTAGGGACGCAGTgttaatgatatatatatatatatatatatatatatatgtaagcACTGTACACATACCTCGCTGCTCTTTTAATACCTTTTAATGTTTATGCTACACAGCAGAGCTCTAAAAAGAGGCATTTCCACTATTGTAATTTCATGTGTATCATCTGCTTGCACCTTTCTTATAGATTTTTCATATGGGACCTTAGATTTTCACGACCTTCCGCGAAAAACTGCAGGAGTTTTGATGTATATCGCCTGAGAGGAGATTCCCTATAGCGGAACAATACAGCTGGCAGCAGTGTGGGTGGTGCTGAATGCTATCTAGAAAACACAGACGCTGATTGGTCTAAAACGGGGCAGGAGCCCTACGGTGAGTGGTGAGCCCGTATCCAAGGTGCTGATGTAGGCTGCGTACGTCATTGCACGGCTGAACGcatgctgttgccaaatttaaagTGCACTAACACACATAGGTGCATGTACATGATAAAGTCATTGTTGTACAATGTCAGCGTAACTCAacgtttctgtttgtgttggaaAGGGGGGAAAAGGTGGAGGCTGTGTTATTTGAACGAAACAAACTGTCTCCCAATGATTATTTCCACTGTTACGGttacagtgaaaacagtgaaaattcCTCATATTTGTGGGCTATAATAAGATCATTAGACTGACACTTGAAATCAGGAAAGTAAGAggcaaatacaaataaatggccaaatgatataaaatgactaaaatggaCTCCATCTGATAGAATAAAGTTAAAAACAGAGTATAGAGACTAAAGCCAGGAAACAGATGATGCTATGCAGACTTGTATCAGGGCATTTCAATATGTGTGGAACATCCTCTGCATTAACTTATTGTCCTTAAAGCTTTTCTGTTCCCTTCTATTCATGTCTCCTGATGGCACTCGGCACGTGAGTCTTACTTCTGTCATCACAGCAGCTGTCCTTGCAGTGGGAAAAGAAGGCTGTTGGTCTGTATAAGCCTGCCGACAGAGTGGACTTTTAGACATTCTTCAAGCACTTAGGTTTGCCAAGCGGAGTCATGTGCTCGCTGTGAGCTGTAAATGTGTGCGAAAGGGCTCCCATAGAAAGTGCTGTGGGGATCAAATGCATGAGACAGCCGATAGATCAGGCAGGAGGAAAGATTATATGGTTTGACATTGCCCCGTGGATTCAGATTCACAATCTAGCCTAGAGGTGAAGTGGGTGGGAAGAGTGTGCTGACTGCCAACATCACAGTGACTTCCACAGTCCTGGCAAGGCCTTCTGGGTTGTTTACTGTAAACAGCTCAGCGCAATCTAATGTCTCGTGTCTCCTAGGAGCAAAGCTATACAGACATTGTCTGGAAGCGCCTTTTAACGGCTATTTACATACTGTGTATGGTTGTTGTGCTTTGTCAGAGGTGTgtaagttgtgtgtgtgcgcttgccTATGGTGTTTGCACTAGTAACAAATAGCTGTCACCTGACAGAGCAAGGTCAGCAGCCATAATGAGGCATGTTAAGACTGCTATATTGTCTTAGGGTGTAATCCTCTAATATATCCTCCGctcactgctgcttctgtcacTTGTGCTTGTAAAGAAGTGTAACACCCTAAGATCTTTAATCCCCCAATCGGTCTTCAGTCGGAATCTGTGCTTTGGCTCCTGCAATGAGAATGTGGGCAGGGGGAGAAATTAAGTTAAATGAGTAATTCGCcaaatgttgctgcttttttttctccagtgttTTATGAAAATCCGACTCACGAGGGCTTAGTTGAGCTGTTTTTCAGGCTTGTTTACACTGAaggaacacaacacaaaccatGCAGGCTTTTTTCTGAGGATTTGATAAGCGTAAAAGAAGATGTGGGATACCCCGATATTAACGAAGCGTTTACATTTGTTATCTCAGTGAACTGAAGGTGACCTTCAAAAAACACTTGCTTTGCATGAGCAACATTTGTCACAAGACCTTAGCCtaacatgataaaaacaaacacgatCCTCACCCTGACAACAGAGCGTGAACAGAGGCTGTCCTCCTCATCTGCTGCTCCATGACATAAACATACAGGCTCCTGTGATAGGACCATATGCAGAATTATGCGCAGCTGCAGGCGTGTGACGGAGCATAATGGGCAGCTTCCGCTTTTCCCTAAAccagtggggaaaaaagcaatAAGTTCCCTGGAATAAAAGAATCACTGCAATAACGTTCATCAGCCtttgagagaggagagacggaAATCGCATCTGTGTTTAAAGCTTGTGATTAAAGAATAATTTGCTGCACAGCGTTAATGCTCAGTGTTATACAGCAGTGACACATGAGGGCAACTGACACACAAGTAGAGATTTTTCACACACTACACTTCCATgcctgcctcccctcctccccctccttatATCCCTTTCTCGCCCCCCCACCCCggccctccctcctcctcccagctcAGACGGAGAGCCTTTGACGTCACTGGTTGTTATTACTTAACACAACTCTGCAGAGCACCCTGGGCTCCTCGTAATAGACAGATGCTTTGCTCTCCCTTTGAAGAGTAAATGAGGCAGTGGGTgagacatgcagcaaaggagacagagagaaagggagaggaataCTGTGCATGCAACACTATCACTGGCGTTGGGACTTTCAGTGTATTTTGCCTTTGTACTGTCAAATTGAAGGGATTTATTCCAAACCAAGATATCCACAAAAAGGTGATGACCCTTAAAAGCTCCCATTGAGAAAAAAgcaacatgttttttctctttcaacaGAGAATGGTAATATCTGGAGGAATTAAATCATATTGTTGTTCCTTTAGTGCTGTTTCCAATAGATTACTATATGAATTAATTTTCCTAAAAGGGAAAACATGTTCCTGgaacaacaaaatatatattaacaGAATTATGTAGTTAAAGTTACAGATGAAGATCCTACATGTCAAGATACAAGTATCTTTCAAGTCTTATGAACTTTTTATGAGTTGACATCTTTAACAGACTGACCCAATCTTCCCTGAGGAGTGACTACGGAATGAAAAGGCTAATTACCTTAATGTAGATATAGATATCGATTAGATGTGAAAATTGGTGCTGCACTTAGTTATCTCTATTAGCATAGCATGTCAACCCAACATAATATCTAGAATCCATCAGCATCATTTAGCATTAGCAGCAAAACCTGCACTGAAGCTTAACCAGCAGAAGGTAGCCAGTGTGTCTCATGATCCTGTAGTTTTCATTCAGTATACAGACCGAATACTGGATGTAGAAATGTATCATCTTTTCTGTAACCTTCAAATGAGTCAGGACTACAGTTATGCCATCACGGACACATGAAATGAACACCCTGGTATAAAATCTCATTAACCCTTATGCACCCCTcggtacattttttgcatttttcaactaaaaatactcaataattttgccaattttaatgataatgagacaaaattttgcagggatgtcagtcttttaccacattttaagatttcaactttgaatgtattaatagaattataatacactgtggagagaagaaagttccTCTCGTcacccttaaaacattttttgcaccattgactcccattaaaacatcactttttgatcctactttaattacaccataaaataatgttttacttatgactaccttttcaatctaagcttttggcttgaaaattgtagtttttttcattatccatcattTGACATCTTTTTCCACTATATGGCTGAGGGCTCCATTATATGCTGTTTCAGTGAATCCTACTTCCgttgcatttctcactattgctccccagcagaatgcatgattccaactaaaatggtctgagtgtgttggcagtgatgtaaaagtgtggtatgaatgtgtgttttgacaaattatttgatgagtgtgtgtgtgtgtgtgtgtttgtgtacagggagttagaaagtcatttttgctcaccacattttgcacatcCCTATCGCTATCTTTCTTATGACTACAGACCACATGCACCCACTCACCCCcccgcccacaaacacacacctacacacacacacacacctattcgaAGCCCCCAGACACACTACAGCACTTGTAAAAAGCAatcaaggtcaaaaggtcaaaaggtcaaaaggtcaaagaatcTAAGGAGGAGCaccctagcttttttttttgcctggaaacgtttttttttttttttttgaccaaagcagtctttttattgttttggtttacagtgcagcatgtttatacaggtgctgtgtctgcaaaccTCAAGCTGCACCTAGCTGGTGCTGGctggtcatttcctcagtgacaatgaagagacacttttgtgttagaggaggctctgactgctgtcctgcagtcgcctgagaacgaggaggagatgtccggcacagacacaggcactgagGACATATCAGGGGAGGCTTCACCTGAAATTCATCCAGATGGgtctccagctcaagtgaggacatccatgtcctcacttgagctggagctggaagacccatttcctcacttgagctggagctggaagacccacTAGTGCGGCTGCTgcttggaccagcagcagccacactagtggatcatgtcagaggaaatggaagagccagcaggagaagcCAGGCCCTCAAAGAGGTACAGgcagtgcacattttgcatgggacagagaaaggtctggacccattgtgccaagtacagcaagtatggatgcaaagtatacatgacagtgatctgcaggtcctgctccactgagtgacctttctcatcatttgtcaatatattcccaaaataccattaaagggttaaaattaattcataaatacatgtaaattgaATAGTTATGATCTGGACTGAGGttgttcaaaagatttaatgcattgaaagtgaaaaaaatattaatgtataatatttttagagcacttcttaggaacagagtattttttgcacaaaggataaaaggtggcatattttgtacataaagtcaaactgctcaaaaaataatgatggattcaaatcaatgttgttgtcaattattgacatacccaagggtgtaatacccccccaaaaaaattccagtttgcaattagtatatggaaaatatttcatattttgtgttttacctcatttgaaatttttggttttatattcccaaaatggcactaaaaagttaaaaatacttaataaatccatgaaaatggaatagttatgatcaggactgaggtttttcagaagatttaatgcaataaaagtgaaaagaatattaattataatatttttatagcactttttaggaacaaaacatttttttgcacaaagcataaaaggtggcatattttgtacataaagtcaaactgctcaaaaaataataatgcattcaaatcaatgttgttgtcaattattgacacatCCAAGGATGTAAttgcccccccaaaaaaattccagtttgcaattagtatatgaaaaatatttcagattttgtgtttttctcatttgaaatttttggttttatattccgaaaatggcactaaaaagttacaaatgtttaataaatccatgaaaacttaatagttatgattagggctgaagttggtcaaaagatttaatgcattgaaagtgaaaaaaaatatgaatgtataatatttttatagcactttttaggaacagaacattttttgcatcgagggtaaaaggtggcacatttttacataaactcaaactgctcaaaaaataataatgcattcaaatcaatgttattgtcaattattgacatatccaagactgtaatacccccccaaaaaaattccagtttgcaattagtatatgaaaaatatttcagattttgtgtttttctcatttgaaatttttggttttatattccgaaaatggcactaaaaagttacaaatgtttaataaatccatgaaaacttaatagttatgattagggctgaagttggtcaaaagatttaatgcattgaaagtgaaaaaaaatatgaatgtataatatttttatagcactttttaggaacagaacattttttgcatcgagggtaaaaggtggcacatttttacataaactcaaactgctcaaaaaataataatgcattcaaatcaatgttattgtcaattattgacatatccaagactgtaataccccccccaaaaaattccagtttgcaattagtatatgaaaaatatttcatattttgtgtttttctcatttgaaatttttggttttatattcccaaaatggcactaaaaagttaaaaatatgtaataaatccatgaaaacttaatagttatgattaggactgaagttggtcaaaagatttaatgcattgaaagtggaaaaaaatatgaatgtataatatttttatagcactttttaggaacagaacattttttgcatcgagggtaaaaggtggcacatttttacataaactcaaactgctcaaaaaataataatgcattcaaatcaatgttgttgtcaattattgacatatccaagactgtaataccccccccccaaaattccagtttgcaattagtatgtgaaaaatatttcatattttgtgtttttctcattaattaattgtagttttatattgcaaaaatggcattaaagggttaaaaatatttgacaaatacatgaaaactttatagttatgattaggactgaagttggtcgaaagatttaatgcattgaaagtgaaaaaaaatatgaatgtataatatttttatagcactttttaggaacagaacattttttgcatcgagggtaaaacgTCATGATTTTTTTAAGGGGTGCACAAGGGTTAAGTAAATTCATGAGTGAGTTCATGAGTTTTTACACCAACGTTCCATGGTGTTATCGGGGACAGAAAAATTGTGCTTTTTCTTTACTCCGGAGCAGTTTGTCAGCTACGGCTGCCCATTAAACATCATACATCAGTCACACAGCGTGCATACACATGGAGGATTTACATGGCTCAGTATATGTAAATACAGAGGTTATGTTATCAGTTGTCACTACAGCAACGTAAGTACTTTTTCTCCTTCACGGTCGCCTTCATAACCCACTGAGACTGTTACATAATTCATTCGATGGCAGCCCACAGGGCCAACATCAATAGATCCATTCGCcatctgcagagagaaaaaacgaGGCTGAAATGCATCCTAATATAACTCAAAGCTGTGTGAAATGGCTCATTATTGATCTATGGTCAGtttcagaaatatgaaatatgtttaTTCCAAATATTCAGTGGAGTATGTAAATGATTAATCCTGTCTCTGCAAAGGAAAGCCTTATAGCTCTCAACTGAAACTTAAATCTAGTTTTAATTACGAGCTTTCTGctatatgtgtttttgtgccaaGCCGTGTCTGTACAAtcttttttctcagtttgaCCTTCTAATACTGCACAGCaaaaaacaatggcagcatGCTTCAGGAAAACACGGAAAAGTGGTTAGTATCACACATtaaccacacacgcacacgcacacacacacacacacacacacacacacacacacacacacacacgaattaAGTTTGCACTACAAGTGAGCAGCATTGCCAATATTCCTCACAACTGTATGTTGTCATTAATGGGTTGTCACATGAGTTCTTTTTGAAGCAAATTCTCTTCATCCTACTTTTCTCCTAGATTTGTCGCTCCCTCATTACCCCTCATCTCAGCTGCCGCGCTACTCCATGATTAAGAAGgcaaagagatggagggaggtaGTCGACAGGATATCTCTGTATCTGCACTGTAAagctagcacacacacacacacacacacacacacgcaaacacacaaacaaacccataCACCTCCCCACCCCCCAGGTCTCTTTGCACATAAACTGACTCAAATGATAGAGCGACACCTCCTGCGCCCCAAGGACATGGAAAATCAATTTAGTAATGAGACTTGGATAGTTGATGGAAAGATAAGAGAAAGGTGCTGAGGCATTTTTGATTAATCTGTGGCAGTGACAAGGCACATCACTTTGTGTGGTTTACTGTCTGACATTATGTTGATTACCTTCCATTTTTTACTCTGCGCTCTTCTCTCTCCACAGTCACTCATGAGCTTTTAATGCAGAGGTGCACCCCGAACACGACAAAACAGTGGCCCACTGTGTGCACAGGATCTGACTAGGTGGGTGCAGGGTCCCCTGTGTGGTCTTGTCCACGTTTCACATCCTCTGGATGAGTATTAAACAGCAGGAGTGGATGTGCTCCAAATTGGCAATCCAAATAGTAAACAAAGAGCCCAGGAGACTCTCTGCAGCAGTTAGAGAGCACATTGTGTTATGAATTATTGACAGTTGCTACTTACCACAGTTGCAGTACCCAAGAATTTAAGCTCTGTTAGTGTTGGTGAGAAatacataatttaaattataGTTTTTATCCTACATGTAAAGTACCGTATTAGAGATTATCTTCTATTGTAGTTACAGTTGCCTCTCATCAGCCGTAAGAGTCATGACAGAATCTCTTCTTCAGCTCTGTTTCCTTATTTTCTTTgcttgtaatattttttttgcactgaagtACATCCAGATTGTTTTTGGATTCAGTTGAGACAGATTGCAATCTGTCACACCTGGCATCAGAATGTTTCAAATGTCTCTTGAGTGTCCACATGATTGGCTTTCATTTCCCTGTTCAGTATGCAGATAAGCACAAACTTCACATTACGATAAACCAAGACAGACCTCTCTCTACTCTTGGATTCTGATATTTTTGGCTTGCCCCAAACTTTCATGTATGAAGTAACACCTTGTCAGTCCCTCAGTGTGGACAGGGGcacatttgcattcacattAGACCACTATATGTGGCCACATGTGTCCTTGGCCACCTCCAAATGTGGCTTGAGGAACTCCCAGTGCATCCTAGTGGGTACGTTCACACCTGTGTATAGAGCTGTTTGCTTGTGATGCCATCAATCAAGACGCATTTCCGTCTTTATTGTGACTGCCTGAGGTGTTGGGGAAGCAATAGTCTCCAGGTTGAAAGAGTGTAGAGGTGCAAGAATGGAAATTGTGTGGACAAGAGGGGAAATTCAGAGGTATAAAGGACAGCTGGGAGGATATGAGGGAAgaaggaagggagagaagaCAGTTGTGCCCCGAGGGCCAGGAGTGACCTCTGAGGGCTTACAATGAGACTGAGAGACGAGGGGAAAGAAATGAAGACTGAGCTGGTCTagatggaaagaagaaaaatatgacattattaGTCCAAGCAAAACAATACAATGCAAATAACTTCAAATGAATTCTGTTCATCGCGAGAAAGAagaatctattttattttcaaaaagcaAAGTCAGCGAAATGGAGACCACTCATTGGCAACAGTTGAGCATGACCAAAACACTTTGTGCCTTTTGGAGGCTCAGGCTGCAGAGTTCGATGCACTTATCATAATTCTGATTTGAACTGACCCTGGAAAGACACAGCATGCAATTAGGATTCACAGAGAGAAATTAAAAGTAAACAGCATGGGCTGTCTGCCGAGAAGTGTGCCTGATAGATGAGAGGAGAGATACAGCGAGACAACAGAGGAGGGggatgaatgaaagaaagagggggaacAATAATCCTACCAGAGCGAGGGAGGCTGTTCTGTATTCATGGCTGTGGAAAAATATATTGTTGAACCTGTATGTTCAACTCCCcacaaacagatacacacattcatacatctCTCAGCAGGCCAGGTCTCACATTCCCCGAATATGTAATCACATCCATCTGTACTAACCATATGTGTGTATGCCTGTCTCAGACATGTGTGCGCATGTGCGTTCAGGAATCGATGGAGATGAAGTGGTCACGCACCAGCAGAAATCTCATCTACCTTCAAATGAGATTCTGCTTTTTAGGTAGCTTAATAAACCAGCCATATTATCTTGAAATGTTCTGGTTGTGCTTTTCCTTTAAGATTATTCAACTTGTTATCATCCACCCTGTCACAAGCAGCAAATTAGATCTTGTAGCTTgtctattattatcataattcaAATATCTAGCATGAATCAATTTAATAAAAAGATGTGTATGGCTAAAGCGGCCTTCCATTTAGTCTGTGAGGTCACAGAGTTTGGTCTTCCATTGCAAGTCAGTGTTAAATATGCAAATTGTATCCCACCTCTGAGGCACATATGTTGTGACTAACAAGTCCCCTTACTGAGAAGGCAgctgaatgtatgtgtgtgtgaatactgCATTACTTTTATGTTTCCATAAGTTCTTTGATGACACATATTACTGAATTATTTACCAGCTTCATCAAGCAATGATCCAAGCATAACTTTCCAGGGTGCACAGACTGCATCTTAAAATGGCTGTTTATTGCGAGGTGGTGGCCACAGCAGGCTGAGGAAATGTTATTTatcactgtcatttttttttaagatggcTTTTTTAGCAATTCAATTATTCATAAATCCCATGGACACATCTTAAGTATGATTGTTCTAATATTATCCTTACCCACACTGATAAAAGTTGTTCTGTCGGTTCATATTCCACATCTACATCCACATCATCGACATGCTGACTGATGGCCAATCCCTGATTTCCCTG
This genomic window from Pempheris klunzingeri isolate RE-2024b chromosome 17, fPemKlu1.hap1, whole genome shotgun sequence contains:
- the tob1a gene encoding protein Tob1a; this translates as MQLEIQVALNFIISYLYNKLPRRRVNIFGEELERQLKQKYEGHWYPDKPYKGSGFRCIHVGEKVDPVVEKAAKESGLDIEDVRNNLPQDLSVWIDPFEVSYQIGEKGPVKVLYVDDSNESGASSGGLDLDKEIKNSFNPDAQVFMPINEPVNGASPGSTSPSPPFGHSAAVSPTFMPRSTQPLTFTTATFAATKFGSTKMKSSGRNNNGGSSAGNKVARTSPTNLGLNVNSLLKQKAISTSMHSLYGLGLGVQQQQQQHQKPSALSPNAKEFVFPSLQGQGSQSALFPGDSSLSLSPLQYSNAFDMFAAYGGLNDKSLMDGLNFSLNNMQYSNQQFQPVMAN